In the genome of Synergistes jonesii, one region contains:
- a CDS encoding nickel-dependent lactate racemase family protein → MSAEYGFEKNAGGAFYRDGVEGVLLRVPDALAGVEFIYPEEPEPEESGVLIGRALETPIGSLRLSELAAGKKDAVILVSDATRAVATAAVLPYVMKELAAGGIAEENVLLVVATGVHRGATEEEMKEIAGGYYGRVRIENHDPYDPEKLVTIGRTSFGNSVELNKKVCGAALRVSIGKIEAHEFAGFSGGRKSVLPGVASERCIVYNHRPEMILDPRAVSGNLDGNPVHLDMLETAKALGIDFCVNTVQNAKGAPLGVFAGDMEAAHLKGVEFLRSLFGIKLGGADIYLVTPGLPLNIDLYQSMKALIALTPAVKRGDTIIFYSRCSEGINSEDMMSSFRGAASLEGVLKDVTENYRIQKDHALLLCKLYQKGAGVIALSPNVGAADFSALMMTPAKNLADALETAIQRHSSGKRPRLAIIPMPQRLVLN, encoded by the coding sequence ATGTCCGCCGAATACGGCTTTGAAAAAAACGCCGGAGGGGCCTTCTACCGCGATGGCGTCGAGGGCGTGCTGCTGAGAGTGCCGGACGCGCTGGCCGGCGTGGAATTCATATACCCTGAAGAGCCAGAGCCTGAGGAGAGCGGCGTGCTCATCGGCCGCGCGCTGGAAACCCCGATAGGTTCTTTGCGCCTCAGCGAGCTCGCAGCCGGCAAAAAGGACGCCGTGATTCTGGTATCCGACGCGACCCGCGCCGTCGCTACGGCCGCCGTCCTTCCTTACGTGATGAAGGAGCTCGCGGCCGGCGGCATAGCGGAGGAAAACGTCCTGCTCGTCGTAGCGACGGGAGTGCACCGCGGCGCGACGGAGGAAGAGATGAAGGAAATCGCGGGCGGATATTACGGCCGCGTGCGCATAGAAAACCACGACCCCTACGACCCTGAAAAGCTCGTGACGATCGGCAGGACCTCCTTCGGCAACAGCGTCGAGCTCAACAAAAAAGTCTGCGGCGCCGCGCTGCGCGTATCGATAGGAAAAATAGAGGCGCACGAGTTCGCCGGCTTTTCTGGCGGGCGCAAGTCGGTGCTGCCCGGCGTCGCGAGCGAACGCTGCATCGTTTACAACCACAGGCCCGAAATGATACTCGACCCGCGCGCCGTCTCCGGCAACCTCGACGGCAACCCGGTGCATCTCGATATGTTGGAAACGGCGAAGGCGCTGGGGATAGACTTCTGCGTCAACACCGTGCAGAACGCGAAAGGCGCGCCCCTCGGAGTATTCGCCGGAGATATGGAAGCCGCGCATCTGAAGGGCGTGGAATTCCTGCGCTCGCTTTTCGGAATCAAACTCGGCGGCGCCGACATATACCTCGTCACGCCGGGGCTCCCGCTGAACATCGACCTCTATCAGTCGATGAAGGCCCTGATCGCCCTTACCCCGGCGGTGAAAAGGGGCGACACGATAATTTTTTACAGCAGATGCTCCGAGGGCATAAATTCGGAGGACATGATGTCCTCCTTCAGGGGCGCCGCCTCGCTCGAAGGCGTGCTGAAAGACGTGACGGAAAACTACCGCATACAGAAAGACCACGCGCTGCTGCTCTGCAAGCTCTATCAAAAAGGCGCGGGTGTGATAGCGCTGTCGCCGAACGTCGGCGCCGCGGACTTCTCGGCCCTTATGATGACGCCGGCGAAAAACCTCGCGGACGCCCTTGAGACGGCGATTCAAAGACATTCGTCGGGGAAACGCCCGCGCCTTGCGATAATCCCCATGCCCCAGCGCCTAGTGCTCAACTGA
- the mreB gene encoding rod shape-determining protein, protein MFSRDIGIDLGTATVLVFVKGKGVVLREPSVVAMDENSGKILSVGEDAKIMIGKTPGNVVAIRPLRDGVIADYTMTEVMLREFIKKATSGIERFVRHRLMIGVPAGATDVERRAVLEAALEVGAKEAYLIEEPMAAAIGANMPVGDPVGNMVVDIGGGTSDIAIVSLGGLVVFESLRVGGDKFDEAIVRYMRKQYNLAIGEQTAEEAKKQIGACDPKKASQEKVMDIRGRDLVQGLPRQVTISSYDIAQAIDDPVSGIITAIKRVLEKTPPELSADVMDRGIILTGGGAYLRGLAELIMEETEINAVIAESAGECVALGTGIALESLDKLKETGAVCLATKRGMKSK, encoded by the coding sequence TTGTTCAGCAGAGACATTGGAATAGATTTGGGCACCGCGACCGTGCTCGTGTTCGTCAAGGGGAAAGGCGTGGTGCTGCGCGAGCCCTCAGTCGTCGCGATGGACGAAAACAGCGGGAAAATACTTTCCGTCGGAGAAGACGCGAAAATAATGATCGGAAAAACTCCCGGCAACGTGGTGGCGATACGCCCTCTGCGCGACGGTGTGATAGCCGACTACACGATGACGGAGGTAATGCTCCGCGAATTCATCAAGAAAGCCACTAGCGGCATAGAGCGCTTCGTGCGCCACCGCCTGATGATAGGGGTGCCGGCGGGGGCGACCGACGTTGAGCGCAGAGCGGTGCTTGAGGCCGCACTCGAAGTCGGGGCGAAAGAAGCCTATCTGATCGAAGAGCCGATGGCCGCCGCCATAGGCGCGAACATGCCGGTAGGCGACCCCGTCGGCAACATGGTCGTCGACATAGGCGGCGGGACGTCCGACATAGCGATAGTCTCCCTCGGCGGGCTCGTCGTTTTCGAATCGCTGCGCGTCGGCGGAGATAAATTCGACGAAGCCATCGTGCGCTACATGAGAAAGCAGTACAACTTAGCTATAGGCGAACAGACCGCCGAAGAGGCGAAAAAGCAGATCGGCGCCTGCGATCCGAAGAAAGCGTCGCAGGAAAAAGTCATGGACATCCGCGGGCGCGACCTCGTGCAGGGGCTGCCACGCCAGGTGACGATAAGCAGCTACGACATAGCGCAGGCGATAGACGACCCCGTGAGCGGCATCATCACGGCGATAAAGCGCGTGCTTGAAAAGACGCCGCCGGAACTCTCGGCCGACGTCATGGACCGCGGGATAATCCTCACGGGCGGCGGCGCGTATCTGCGCGGCCTCGCCGAGCTTATAATGGAAGAGACCGAGATAAACGCCGTCATCGCCGAATCGGCGGGGGAATGCGTGGCGCTCGGCACCGGCATCGCGCTCGAATCGCTCGATAAATTGAAAGAGACAGGCGCGGTCTGCCTTGCGACGAAGAGAGGCATGAAAAGCAAATAA
- a CDS encoding YkgJ family cysteine cluster protein, with protein sequence MPLWWEKSGLRFQCAACGRCCGGEPGIVNATLRERVAIAAELKIDEETLENEYMTLKEGVLTFRELENYDCIFVERNSRRCKIYKIRPLQCRLFPFWPSMLRNKDIWDFYAGLCVGMNRGKLYPPELLKKFLELPSARRL encoded by the coding sequence ATGCCCCTCTGGTGGGAAAAAAGCGGGCTGCGCTTCCAGTGCGCCGCCTGCGGACGCTGCTGCGGCGGCGAGCCTGGGATCGTAAACGCGACGCTGCGGGAGCGCGTCGCGATAGCCGCGGAACTCAAAATCGACGAAGAAACGTTAGAAAACGAATACATGACGCTGAAAGAGGGCGTTTTGACCTTTAGAGAGCTTGAAAACTACGATTGTATATTCGTAGAACGAAACTCACGACGCTGTAAAATTTACAAAATCCGTCCTCTTCAATGCCGACTCTTCCCGTTTTGGCCTTCCATGCTGAGGAACAAAGATATCTGGGATTTTTACGCCGGTTTATGCGTTGGAATGAACAGGGGAAAACTCTACCCGCCCGAACTGCTTAAAAAATTCCTTGAACTGCCCTCCGCGCGGCGCCTTTAG
- the lat gene encoding L-lysine 6-transaminase codes for MPSKCSVAPKDVFPTIEKLLLRDGFDIVIDMENSKGSHIIDLASGKKWLDFYTFFASSPFGMNHPKLDNPEFKEKIFRAAINKVANSDIYTQEMAEFIKTFGEVAVPEGYNHVFFIDYGTLAVENTFKVAMDWKVQKLMQKGKITPGEAYNGRKGTKIMHFNEAFHGRSGYTLSVTNTNDPNKHQRFAKFTEWPRIINPKITFPLEDNIGQVEWLEAQAIKQIKQAIMDDPDGIAAVIIETIQGEGGDNHFRTEFFQKLRQICDESEMLLIFDEVQCGMGITGKMWAWQHHAPVKPDLFSFGKKAQICGLIAGPRVDEIENNCFKVSSRINSTWGGTVVDMVRAQRYLEIYRDEKILDYVANQAGPALYKGLKQLEAEFPGYIRNVRGKGLMCAYDICCPELRDKFLKACHANNMLILGCGSNTVRFRPALNVPLEDIQLGIDISRKAAKEVFTK; via the coding sequence ATGCCGTCAAAATGCTCAGTAGCACCGAAAGACGTATTCCCGACAATCGAAAAGCTCCTTCTTCGCGATGGCTTCGACATAGTCATCGACATGGAGAATTCGAAAGGAAGCCACATCATCGATCTGGCGAGCGGTAAAAAATGGCTCGATTTCTACACGTTCTTTGCTTCATCGCCGTTCGGAATGAACCATCCGAAGCTCGACAACCCCGAATTCAAAGAAAAAATATTCCGCGCGGCGATCAACAAAGTCGCCAACTCGGACATCTACACGCAGGAAATGGCCGAATTCATCAAAACCTTCGGCGAAGTAGCGGTCCCCGAAGGCTACAATCACGTATTCTTCATCGACTACGGCACGCTGGCGGTCGAAAACACATTCAAGGTCGCGATGGACTGGAAAGTCCAGAAGCTCATGCAGAAGGGCAAAATCACCCCCGGAGAAGCCTACAACGGGCGCAAGGGCACGAAGATCATGCACTTCAACGAAGCCTTCCACGGGCGTTCCGGCTACACCCTTTCCGTGACTAACACGAACGACCCGAACAAGCACCAGCGTTTCGCGAAATTCACGGAATGGCCGCGCATCATCAACCCGAAAATCACCTTCCCGCTCGAAGACAACATCGGGCAGGTAGAATGGCTCGAGGCTCAGGCCATCAAGCAGATCAAACAGGCGATCATGGACGACCCGGACGGAATAGCGGCCGTCATCATCGAGACGATCCAGGGCGAAGGCGGAGACAACCACTTCCGCACCGAATTCTTCCAGAAGCTGCGCCAGATCTGCGACGAGAGCGAAATGCTGCTCATCTTCGACGAAGTGCAGTGTGGCATGGGCATCACCGGCAAGATGTGGGCCTGGCAGCACCATGCGCCGGTCAAGCCGGACCTCTTCTCCTTCGGCAAAAAGGCTCAGATATGCGGGCTCATCGCCGGACCGCGCGTCGACGAAATCGAAAACAACTGCTTCAAAGTCTCCAGCCGCATCAACTCGACGTGGGGAGGCACGGTCGTCGACATGGTCCGCGCGCAGAGATACCTCGAAATCTACCGCGACGAAAAAATTCTCGACTACGTCGCCAACCAGGCCGGCCCGGCGCTCTACAAAGGCTTGAAGCAGCTTGAAGCCGAATTCCCTGGATACATCCGCAACGTGCGCGGCAAAGGGCTTATGTGCGCCTACGACATCTGCTGCCCCGAACTCCGCGACAAATTCCTCAAGGCCTGCCACGCGAACAACATGCTCATCCTTGGCTGCGGCAGCAACACCGTCCGCTTCCGTCCGGCGCTCAACGTGCCCCTCGAAGACATCCAGCTCGGCATCGACATCTCGCGCAAAGCCGCGAAGGAAGTATTCACGAAATAG
- a CDS encoding CobW family GTP-binding protein, protein MNGNKCKVFLLSGFLGSGKTTLLKHLLEKHPEGERIAVLMNEFGKAGVDGDVVRRDGLEVIEISRGSIFCACAKGDFLRGLYTILKDYRPTVLLVEASGVADTTDMKKDLSHGMLHDYYRFAGNVCVIDAQRFEDWLDLFNAVSRQTESATHLLINKTDLVTKEEADALEEHLRSLNPSAKIARAEFGGIPWEFLADGGSQEKMKEIPGAEAWERFIEDTLSNMTPHMAPPDSLASLSAFWEGDPEKFKAALEKLPDDLVRSKGYFLDSDGEWKLFDIVEGGRPTYADAAPGFSQPRNLAIFIRRKRARREIPALLQEAGLKLLELRF, encoded by the coding sequence ATGAACGGGAACAAATGCAAAGTCTTTCTCCTCTCCGGCTTCCTGGGCAGCGGGAAGACCACTCTGCTGAAACATCTGCTGGAAAAACATCCCGAAGGGGAGCGCATCGCGGTGCTGATGAACGAATTCGGCAAAGCCGGAGTCGACGGCGACGTGGTGCGCAGGGACGGCCTCGAAGTGATAGAGATAAGCCGCGGCTCCATCTTCTGCGCGTGCGCGAAGGGCGACTTCCTGCGCGGGCTCTACACGATACTGAAAGACTACAGGCCGACGGTGCTGCTCGTCGAAGCAAGCGGGGTCGCCGACACGACGGACATGAAAAAAGACCTGAGCCACGGCATGCTTCACGACTACTACCGCTTCGCCGGCAACGTCTGCGTCATCGACGCGCAGCGCTTCGAAGATTGGCTCGACCTCTTCAACGCCGTGTCGCGGCAGACGGAGTCCGCGACGCATCTGCTGATAAACAAGACGGACCTTGTTACGAAAGAAGAAGCCGACGCGCTTGAAGAACACCTCAGAAGCCTCAACCCCTCGGCGAAGATAGCGCGCGCGGAATTCGGCGGCATACCGTGGGAATTCCTCGCCGACGGCGGCTCCCAGGAAAAAATGAAAGAAATCCCCGGCGCCGAAGCGTGGGAAAGATTCATAGAAGACACGCTCTCGAACATGACGCCGCACATGGCTCCGCCGGACAGCCTCGCCTCGCTCAGCGCCTTCTGGGAGGGAGATCCGGAAAAATTCAAAGCGGCCCTTGAAAAGCTGCCGGACGACCTCGTGCGCTCGAAGGGCTACTTCCTCGACTCCGACGGCGAGTGGAAGCTCTTCGACATAGTCGAGGGTGGTAGGCCGACCTACGCGGACGCGGCGCCGGGCTTCAGCCAGCCGCGCAACCTGGCTATCTTCATCAGAAGGAAGAGGGCGAGAAGAGAGATTCCCGCCCTGCTGCAGGAAGCCGGGCTGAAGCTCCTCGAACTGCGCTTCTGA
- a CDS encoding GGGtGRT protein → MANFEGYERRIEKINAFLKEKGLGSLDEARALCLEKGVDAAAIVRGIQPIAFDNAVWAYTLGAANAIKSGAACAAEAAEKIGEGLQAFCVPGSVADQRKVGLGHGNLAAMLLDEGTKCFCFLAGHESFAAAEGAIGIARTANKVRKEPLRVILNGLGKDAAYIISRINGFTFVETKYDQYTDELAVTMEKAFSGGDRAKVKCYGANDVSEGVAIMRHEGVDVSITGNSTNPTRFQHPVAGTYKKWAVENGRKYFSVASGGGTGRTLHPDNMAAGPASYGMTDTMGRMHSDAQFAGSSSVPAHVDMMGLIGMGNNPMVGASVAVAVAVEEAAKAGKF, encoded by the coding sequence ATGGCAAACTTCGAAGGCTACGAACGCAGGATAGAAAAGATAAACGCATTTCTCAAAGAAAAGGGCTTAGGGTCGCTCGACGAAGCGCGCGCCCTCTGCCTCGAAAAGGGCGTGGACGCGGCGGCCATTGTGCGCGGCATCCAGCCGATAGCGTTCGACAACGCGGTATGGGCCTACACGCTCGGCGCGGCGAACGCGATAAAAAGCGGCGCTGCATGCGCCGCCGAAGCGGCGGAGAAAATCGGCGAGGGGCTGCAGGCCTTCTGCGTGCCGGGCTCCGTCGCGGACCAGCGCAAAGTCGGGCTCGGGCACGGCAACTTGGCGGCGATGCTGCTCGACGAGGGGACGAAGTGCTTCTGCTTCCTCGCCGGACACGAATCCTTCGCGGCCGCCGAGGGTGCGATAGGCATCGCGCGCACCGCGAACAAAGTCCGCAAAGAGCCGCTGCGCGTCATATTGAACGGGCTCGGCAAAGACGCCGCCTACATCATCTCGCGCATAAACGGCTTCACCTTCGTCGAGACTAAATACGACCAGTACACCGACGAGCTCGCGGTGACGATGGAAAAAGCCTTCTCCGGCGGCGACAGGGCGAAGGTCAAATGCTACGGCGCGAACGACGTCAGCGAAGGCGTCGCGATAATGAGGCACGAAGGAGTCGACGTCTCGATAACCGGCAACTCGACGAACCCGACGCGCTTCCAGCATCCCGTAGCCGGCACCTATAAAAAATGGGCCGTGGAGAACGGCAGGAAATACTTCTCCGTCGCCTCCGGCGGCGGCACCGGCCGCACGCTGCATCCCGACAACATGGCGGCCGGCCCCGCGAGCTACGGCATGACGGACACGATGGGGCGCATGCACAGCGACGCGCAGTTCGCCGGCAGCTCGTCGGTCCCGGCTCACGTCGACATGATGGGGCTCATCGGAATGGGCAACAACCCGATGGTCGGCGCGTCGGTCGCCGTCGCCGTCGCGGTCGAAGAGGCGGCGAAGGCCGGAAAATTCTAA
- a CDS encoding iron-sulfur cluster assembly scaffold protein, with protein MQYSREVEEMVCVARGAKHGPAPIPEEGKWVESRQIGDISGFTHGIGWCAPQQGACKLSLNVKNGVIQEALVETIGCSGMTHSAAMASEILPGKTILEALNTDLVCDAINTAMRELFLQIAYGRTQSAFSDDGLTIGAGLEDLGKGLRSQIGTMYGTLAKGPRYLEMAEGYVLDQALDKNGEIIGYRYVSLGKMMEAIRKGTDPKEAFEKNTATYGRYAEADKIIDPRRQ; from the coding sequence ATGCAATACTCTCGCGAAGTTGAAGAAATGGTATGCGTGGCGCGGGGCGCTAAGCACGGCCCGGCGCCCATTCCAGAAGAAGGGAAATGGGTAGAATCACGGCAGATAGGAGACATCTCCGGCTTCACGCACGGCATCGGCTGGTGCGCGCCGCAGCAGGGGGCCTGCAAGCTGTCGCTGAACGTCAAGAACGGCGTGATACAGGAAGCCCTCGTTGAAACTATCGGCTGCTCCGGCATGACGCACTCCGCGGCCATGGCCTCGGAGATTCTCCCAGGAAAGACGATTCTCGAAGCGCTGAATACGGACCTCGTATGCGACGCGATAAACACCGCGATGCGCGAACTCTTCCTTCAGATAGCCTACGGCAGGACGCAGAGCGCCTTCTCCGACGACGGGCTGACGATCGGCGCCGGGCTCGAAGACCTCGGCAAGGGGCTCCGCTCGCAGATCGGCACGATGTACGGCACTCTCGCAAAGGGGCCGCGCTATCTGGAAATGGCCGAAGGCTACGTCCTCGACCAGGCGCTCGACAAGAACGGCGAAATAATAGGCTACCGCTACGTCTCGCTGGGGAAGATGATGGAAGCTATCCGCAAAGGCACGGATCCCAAAGAGGCCTTCGAAAAGAACACGGCCACTTACGGACGCTACGCGGAGGCCGACAAAATAATCGACCCGCGCAGGCAGTAG
- a CDS encoding phosphomannomutase/phosphoglucomutase translates to MSLVPAHIFREYDIRGIADTELADEKVYLIGRAYGAWLMRRGVARATLGGDARLSTARIKAAAARGLRSSGVGVVDLGMVSSPAFYWSLYRFDARGGVMVTGSHNPREFNGLKLAYQKATLWGDDIQEIYRMIAAGDMPEAEKQGGYAAADINAEYVDMLVSKIKLGPRRPKVVCDCGNGTGGLYAPEFLRRIGCDVTELFSEPDGNFPNHHPDPTKRENLSALIDTVRKTGADFGAGFDGDSDRIGVVDDRGEVIWGDRLMAFYWSEILPKHPGALAICEIKSSMALPETVERLGGRPLWWKAGHSLVKAKMREEGALFSGEVSGHMFFADEYFGYDDAFYAAGRMARILSNTDKPLSEMMKAIPIYPSTIETRYDCPDDKKAGVVERVKEKAAAEKLNVITIDGVRIVYENGWGLVRVSNTQPVLVARCEGRTKEALDEITKDMKRRLLEAGSPDFEWGY, encoded by the coding sequence ATGAGTTTAGTCCCCGCGCACATTTTCCGCGAATATGACATAAGGGGCATCGCCGATACGGAGCTCGCCGACGAGAAAGTCTATCTGATCGGGCGGGCTTACGGCGCGTGGCTCATGCGCCGAGGCGTCGCCCGCGCCACGCTCGGCGGAGACGCGAGGCTCTCCACCGCTCGCATAAAGGCCGCGGCCGCGCGCGGGCTAAGGAGCTCCGGCGTCGGCGTCGTCGACCTCGGGATGGTATCCTCTCCGGCCTTTTACTGGAGCCTATACCGCTTCGACGCCCGCGGCGGCGTCATGGTGACGGGGAGCCACAACCCCAGGGAGTTCAACGGGCTCAAGCTCGCCTACCAAAAAGCGACGCTCTGGGGCGACGACATCCAGGAAATCTACAGGATGATAGCCGCCGGCGACATGCCGGAGGCGGAAAAGCAGGGCGGATACGCGGCGGCGGATATCAACGCGGAATACGTCGACATGCTCGTATCGAAGATAAAGCTCGGCCCGCGCAGGCCGAAGGTCGTCTGCGACTGCGGCAACGGCACCGGCGGGCTCTACGCGCCGGAGTTCCTGCGCCGCATCGGCTGCGACGTGACGGAGCTCTTCAGCGAACCGGACGGGAACTTCCCCAACCACCATCCAGACCCGACGAAGCGCGAAAACCTGAGCGCGCTCATAGATACCGTGCGCAAAACGGGCGCCGACTTCGGCGCCGGCTTCGACGGGGACTCCGACAGAATCGGCGTCGTCGACGACCGCGGCGAGGTGATCTGGGGAGACCGCCTGATGGCCTTCTACTGGAGCGAGATATTGCCAAAGCACCCGGGTGCGCTCGCCATCTGCGAGATAAAAAGCTCGATGGCCCTGCCGGAGACGGTCGAGAGGCTTGGCGGCAGGCCGCTATGGTGGAAGGCGGGACACTCGCTCGTCAAGGCGAAGATGCGCGAAGAGGGCGCGCTCTTCTCCGGCGAAGTCTCGGGGCACATGTTCTTCGCCGACGAATACTTCGGCTACGACGACGCCTTTTACGCAGCCGGGCGCATGGCGCGTATTCTGTCGAACACGGATAAGCCGCTTTCGGAAATGATGAAGGCTATTCCAATCTATCCTTCGACGATAGAGACGCGCTACGACTGCCCGGACGACAAAAAAGCCGGCGTCGTCGAGCGCGTGAAGGAAAAGGCCGCAGCGGAAAAGCTGAACGTCATCACGATAGACGGCGTGAGAATCGTATATGAAAACGGCTGGGGACTCGTGCGCGTCTCCAACACACAGCCGGTCCTCGTCGCGCGCTGCGAGGGGCGCACAAAAGAAGCGCTCGACGAAATAACGAAGGATATGAAGCGGCGCCTGCTGGAAGCCGGAAGCCCCGATTTCGAGTGGGGATATTAA
- a CDS encoding nitroreductase family protein → MKKLVLLTAALILAASSAAFAASVLLPEPDRGGGPSVLEAIALRASAEQKIFAKDELTQEELSTILWAASGKNREPKGWTVPMAMGREPYVSIYVLLRKGGFLYSWEKHALIEQSDEKRLPSGAVTQDFAKTAPCVLVFVSSGMMNMENFSYIATGAMSQNVYLAAQALGLKARFVESFNRLKIESSLNLSPVAKITGVMLVGRQ, encoded by the coding sequence ATGAAAAAACTGGTACTTTTGACTGCGGCGCTCATTCTCGCGGCCTCTTCGGCGGCCTTCGCGGCGAGCGTTCTGCTGCCGGAGCCTGACAGGGGCGGCGGTCCCTCGGTGCTTGAGGCGATAGCGCTGCGCGCGTCGGCGGAGCAGAAGATTTTTGCAAAGGACGAGCTCACGCAGGAGGAGCTTTCGACGATCCTCTGGGCCGCGAGTGGCAAAAACAGGGAGCCGAAGGGCTGGACGGTGCCGATGGCGATGGGGCGCGAGCCTTACGTCTCGATCTACGTCCTTCTCAGGAAGGGCGGTTTCCTTTACAGCTGGGAGAAGCACGCGCTAATCGAGCAGAGCGACGAGAAAAGACTGCCCTCCGGCGCCGTCACCCAGGACTTCGCAAAAACGGCGCCCTGCGTCCTCGTCTTCGTCAGCAGCGGCATGATGAACATGGAGAACTTCAGCTACATAGCGACGGGCGCGATGTCGCAGAACGTCTATCTCGCGGCGCAGGCGCTCGGGCTCAAGGCGCGCTTCGTCGAATCATTCAATAGGTTGAAGATCGAATCCTCGCTGAATTTGAGCCCCGTCGCGAAAATAACCGGCGTAATGCTCGTCGGCAGACAGTGA
- a CDS encoding prepilin peptidase, with amino-acid sequence MEKAILTFFAFWLGAALGSFANAAAMRADVGKKWWGKERSVCDACGRALSARDLVPLLSFVALGGRCRSCGAKIPPRHFFAEIVGAALLSLLAWRFGPAPAFLFAAAALPFAAFHSLTDLYTGYIYDSWAIAMAVCGLVMRLPHGLSAVVDGALGAAAGFAVIGAIIIVSRGKMGVGDAMLMLGIGAFMGLKMTLISLYLGFLAGGAVVLPLLAAKRVTRKSAIPLGPFLCAGMFFSMLFGGAMLYFLGYAASWPWI; translated from the coding sequence ATGGAAAAGGCGATTCTTACGTTTTTCGCTTTCTGGCTCGGCGCCGCGCTCGGCTCCTTCGCGAACGCGGCCGCGATGCGCGCCGACGTGGGGAAGAAATGGTGGGGGAAAGAGCGCTCGGTATGCGACGCCTGCGGGCGCGCGCTTTCGGCGCGCGACCTTGTACCGCTTCTCTCCTTCGTTGCACTCGGCGGCAGGTGCCGCAGCTGTGGCGCGAAGATCCCGCCGCGCCATTTTTTCGCGGAAATCGTCGGCGCCGCGCTGCTTTCGCTGCTCGCATGGCGCTTCGGCCCGGCTCCGGCCTTTCTCTTCGCTGCGGCGGCGCTGCCATTCGCGGCCTTTCACTCGCTGACCGACCTCTACACCGGCTACATTTACGATTCGTGGGCGATAGCGATGGCGGTCTGCGGGTTAGTAATGCGCCTGCCGCACGGCCTGAGCGCCGTCGTCGACGGGGCGCTCGGCGCGGCGGCCGGCTTCGCGGTGATCGGCGCTATAATCATCGTCAGCCGCGGCAAGATGGGCGTCGGCGACGCGATGCTGATGCTCGGCATAGGCGCCTTCATGGGGCTGAAGATGACGCTGATCTCGCTCTATCTCGGCTTCCTCGCCGGCGGCGCGGTCGTGCTGCCGCTGCTCGCCGCCAAAAGGGTGACGCGCAAGAGCGCGATTCCGCTCGGGCCGTTCCTCTGCGCCGGCATGTTCTTCTCGATGCTCTTCGGCGGGGCTATGCTCTATTTTCTGGGTTATGCGGCCTCATGGCCGTGGATTTAA
- a CDS encoding tautomerase family protein, producing the protein MLPPAAKRVKYKAYFTRNAYFFITEAAAMPIVMVNIKEGRTVEQKRAMVTKMTDVLCETMNVKPASVRIIINEMKNDNFAIAGTLVCDDPSKQIKKN; encoded by the coding sequence ATGCTCCCCCCAGCCGCAAAGCGTGTAAAATATAAAGCATATTTTACACGCAACGCGTATTTTTTCATAACGGAGGCTGCTGCAATGCCGATAGTAATGGTGAACATCAAAGAGGGGCGCACTGTCGAACAGAAGCGCGCGATGGTGACGAAGATGACGGACGTCCTTTGCGAGACGATGAACGTTAAGCCGGCGTCGGTGCGCATCATCATCAACGAGATGAAGAACGACAACTTCGCGATAGCGGGGACTCTCGTCTGCGACGATCCGTCAAAGCAGATAAAGAAAAATTAA